The region TGGCATGGGTGACCGGGTGCCTACTTTAGGCCAGGCGCTGGCCTGGCGCTGAGCCAGTCATTAGCCTGGTCTTTGCCCGCCCGGCTCCCAGACCAGGAGAGGGAGCCCAGTATTTGCCGTTTACCTTCGTCCCAGGGAGCCCGACAGAATTGCTTTAGTGGAGGTGCGCACAGAGGGCGGGGCCCCACCGacggcccctcccagcccctgtcgGCGCCCCGCTACGCCACGACCTTTGTCTGATTCCCTCCCCCGTGCCTGAATGTGTTTCTGCTGGCGTCCAGCAAGTCCCAGGAAAGCCCGGAGGCCCCCAGCCTGCCGCAGTTTCTCTCTTCCTACTCAGGTGTCCGGATGGATGACTTTTCATGATGTTGGTCTTGCGCGTCTGGCTGGCTCCACCGCTCAGCTCTGCACAGGGGTCCCCCCTGGACCCCCCAAACTGAAGTAGCCCACTCGCACGTCTCCAGATGCCATTCTGTGTCCTGTTCTTCGCTGCACTTACCGCTACCAGAAATGTGTTTTGTACGGAACGTGTTGCTGGTCCCTGTCTGCTGCATCCTAACAGCAGGGACCCCATGTGTCTGGTGAAGTCCAGAGGACTTAGCTTGTCCTCAAGAACTATTTCGGGCACAGGAggttaaataaatagatgaacgGAGAGTTACATTCCATCTTTACGGCTCAGAAATGATGCTAAATCCACCTGCCACTCAGTGGGCAAATAGTTTGTTTACCGGGCGCCAGGGACCGTGCGGGGAGATGTTAAAATGACTTTGTCCacgacttccccggcggtccagtggttaggactctccgcttccactgcagggggcacaagttcgatccctggttggggaactaagatcccgcatgctgtgcggtgcagccaaaaacaccaaacccaaaccaaacaaaatgacTTTGTCCCCACCCTCGGAGAACTCACCAGCTCTTCACCCGGGTTCTAGATGCTTCCAACAATCTCCTCACTGTCCCCTAGATAACGCAAAACTCCATTTCCCTGTCAACAACTCCTCTCCCCCGGGGTCTTGCCCCTTCAGATCTCCATCCAAGGTGGGGAGGAGACCCGGCTTCGCACCCTCGCAGGTGTTGGGGTCACTCACAATGTGCTCAAACTCCTTGGCTTGCCTCAGCTCCCGGGGGAAGCCGTCAATGAGGAAGCCCCGGCTGTCCAGGCAGGACAGCATGTGGTCACTGATCATATCAAGGATATGACaccctggggagggaaggggaggctgcATTCGGGGCTCAGGGCCCCTCACCTGCAAGGTCACCTTGGCAAGTTCTGGTGTATTTGGGGGAACACCCACTGCTGGGGTCTCTGgaagcactttttttaaaaatttttatttatttttggctgtgttgggtcttcgttgctgtgcgcaggctttctctagtggcggggagcgggggctactcttcgttgtggtgcgcgggcttctcattgcggtggcttctcttgttgcagagcacgggctctaggcgtgcgggcttcagtagttgtggctcgctggcccttaagcacaggctcagtagttgtggcgcacgggcttagctgctctgcagcatgtgggatcttcccggaccagggcttgaacccgtgtcccgtgcattggcaggcggattcttaaccactgcgccaccagggaagccctggaagcacTTCTGAGAACGGGGCTCGGCCACGGTCCTCTGGGCGGGTGTCTGCCACATGCCAGGCTTGCTGGGCTCGTTTGCTCATCACTGTCAAGAGGAACTGGGGTGACCTCCATCTTACAGTGAGGAATCGGGGGCAGAAGGGGCCACTGACATACAGGCCCGGGGTCACAAAGGGAATAAATACTAGCTAAGTTTACTGAGCATTTCTTAAGGGCCAGGAACTCTGCCAAGCGCTTTATAGGAACGACATCACCTGACCCACACCCCAGCCTTCTGCTGGGGGTCCAGCTGCTCtcacattttacagttgaggacacAGAGGCTCAGGGCAGCAAAGCAGCAGCCAGTGGCCCCAGACTTTGAGGCCCCTTGGCTTCCACAGGGCCTTCCCGGGAAGCTCCTCCCGATGTATGCCCTTCATCCCTCTGCCCCCGCACCCGGGACCTCTCACTGTGGGCACCAGGAGCCCCTGCAGCATGACGTCATGAATCTTCGGGCCCTGCCGGGTGCCTTGTTGGGCCTTCTGCCACAGCAGCTGGCCCAGCCCCATGTGGCAGAAGCCGTACTTGTTCGCCATGTGTCTCTTTGCCGCAGCCTGGGCCACCCATCACGAAGATGATCAGGGAGGACTTGAGGATGTCTGCAGTGcccaggcaggaaggagggagaggggttgGTGCCTGTAGGGGCCAGCGAGCGGGCACCACGGTGACTGTGTCCACAGCTCAGTGTGTGTACTTGGTGACACCGGACACAGGTCTGCTGGCAGAACTACTTCTTCCCTAGGGTGGCATCTGGGGGTGTGGGTCCACGCCCAGTGGTATATCCAGGCATGGCGCACATTAGTGCTGCTGCGGGTTGTGTGGATGAGGATGGGAACCCAAGCAGTCCAGGCCCTTTGCACGCAGCATATCCTTGAAGCGTCACAACGGCcccatcatcccattttacagctgaggaaactgaggctcagagaggggcagggacTTGACCATCCCTCCCGTCTCACCCGTTTCCCCGTCTACTTTTACTGCATTCCAGCCCAGTGGAATTGGCTGTCCCTTGAACTCATCACCCTGCTGCTGTCGTACCCACCCCCGCTCACCCGCTCCCCACCCCTGGAATTCCCTACCCTAGTTCCCTTCAGGACACAGCTCACCCATCAGGTCTTCTCTAAGCTCTGCCCAAAGAGCCTCCCACTCCATCATTCCcagtcttttttaataaatttatttatttatttttggctacgctcagtctttgttgctgtgcacaggctttctctagttgcagagaggggtggctactctttgttgcggtgcgcgggcttctcattgtggtggctactctttgttgtggagcatgggctctaggaacgcgggctcagtagttgtggctcgcgggctccagagcgcagcctcagtagctgtggcgcacgggcttagttgctccacggcatgtgggatcttcccggaccagggcacgaacctgtgtcccttgcattggcaggcagattcttaaccactgcgccaccagggaagtccctcattcccAGTCTTAGAATCCCATTCCCTCCAGCAATGGCCACGATCAGTAATGACTCTGCCTGTTTACTTGTTCTTGTCTCCCCAGCCAGACTCTgtactccatgaggacagggtcTATCTGTCTTTCTCGTCCCTATATTTCTAGTAGTTGGCATGGTTTCTGACATATCGTAGTGGATGAGGAATAGATGAATGTCCGTAACTATCAGACACATCTATGGAGTGCTGTAGTCTATGATGCAGTTTTGTTGTCTTGCTTCCCTCCCCTTTTTCTTAGCCAACTCCTAGTTTAAaccttccctcttccctgagCCCTCAGAGCCACCTGCTCTTTCCCTGTGGCAGCCCTGTTCCTCCTGGGTTGTAGATAGCATTTTCGGAGACTGTCTCCACCACACTGTAATCTCCAAGAGGACAGGGAGCTGGTTTGCCACATTCACCGTGGACTGCCCAGAACCCTGCACAGCAACCGCTAAACTGGATCGCTGAATGACTGACCCTGAGCATGCGCAGTTCTGTGACTACCacggtgggggaggaggggcgtGGGGGGGTGGACTtgggggggtggggtacctgTATTTTCCTGCCCTACAcagtctccttcccttccccccagtaaGCCAGCCACCCCCGCGATATTACCCTTCTCCTGGGGCCTCAGGGGCCTGCCCATTTGGGGCAGCTTGGACTTGCACAGACCCATCCTGCCAGCAGCCCATGGGGTGATCGCGCCCCATCCCCACCTAGGCCCTGACCCCTCCTGGCTCGGTTCAACGTCCCAAGGGCCCCTGGCCCGATCATTTGGCGAGACGATAGGGTTACCCCCGGGGTTAGGGGTAAGAAATGAACCCGAAAGTGGCTCAGGTAAGTGCCGCAGCAGTTGGGTGCGAAGAAGGCCTCGGTTGCTGTGGTAACGCAGCCTCCTCTGACTCACTTCCGGAGCGGAGTAGCGCATGCGCAAACGCGTCCAAGAGCCCACGAGCTGGGCGagtttctccctcccctcccaagaTGCCCGCGGTGGTAAGTGGGACGTCACGTGGGGGGGCGTTCCCACGCGGCGTGATGGGGGTTATCGGCGCTATATATTGCGGTCAGCCAGCGCTCCAGGTGTAGAAAGAGTTGTCTTTAGCTCAGAGTCGGCTTCCGCGACTCGGCCTGCTGGAGAGCTTCGCTTCCGGTATAGGCGGCCGCGCAGGCGCAGGTGTGGCACTAGAGGCCTCCGAGGTTGACCGCTGACCCAGTGCCGCCTCCGGATTGATTTTCCCAGGATCTGCTGTACCCCGGGCTTGGGGTCCTCTATCGGAGCCAGGGGCCCGACACCTTGAGGGTGGCTTCCGCGGGACCGACGGACGCGGACCCCGGGGAAGGCGAAAAGGACGAGGTTCGGACCGGTCCCCGACCATCGCCCATCGCCCATGGCGGCCCTCGTAAGTGTGCGGCGAGGCGGTTCGGGGGGTCCAGGTGGTGGGTTCTGTAGCCCCTCACTCACCGTCCTGCTTTCTCTCCCCTCAGGGCCCCAGCAGCCAGAATGTCACTGAGTATGTCGTCCGAGTTCCCAAGTAAGTCCCTGACCCTcacctccccctcttccctcaaAAAGGGATTAAAATTTCACGAGCCTCCAGACGTGCCTGGCACCTCCTGATTCTCCTTCCAGGGCTGGGGTTGAGCTGAGGCCTCTGGGGCATCACTTTTTTGaatggagtgaatgaatgaacgagtacATTAATATACAGTAAGACGCAGCCCCCTGCCTAGCATTCCCTCTGGCAGGAATGCCAACTGTGACTCTGCTGGGTGGATTCTTGTTGATCCTGCAAAATTCACTTCCGGGATTTTCCTCCTTCAGGAGGCAttccctgcctgcccaccccccGGCCCAGGGCTGAGCTCCCAATTATCCCCACATCTTGGGTTCCTAGAAATCTTTGTCCCTTTTCTCTGAATGGGCTTGGGAGTATGGATCCCACTTCCCTGACAGACTGGGAACCTCTGGGTTCTTTTATGGGCCCCCAGCATGAGCGCAGGCACAAAGGGCTGAGCCAGGGAGGGTttactgaaggaatgaatgattgAGCACTGCCTTTTCTTGTCCATTCCAGAAATACCACCAAAAAATATAATATCATGGCTTTCAATGCAGCCGATAAGGTCAACCTCGCTACTTGGAATCAGGTAAGTCCCGTTTCTGAGGGCGTGAGAGAACCTGATCCTGGCCTTGGTGGTTGTAATAGTTGCTTAGTTGTGATAGTAACTAAGGCTTAGTATCCTCAGCTGTCCCTGGGTGGAGATAAGTGATGACTAAGGCCCAGGCTGAGCTGCTGGGCATCCCTGGGGGTGAGATATGTCTGGCCCTGCAGGAGGTTTCTCCTGAAAGGAGAAATTGTGTCCACtgatgggcatttttttttttttttctgcagtatgtgggcctctcactgtcgtggcctctcccgtcgcggagcacaggctccggacgcgcaggcccagcggccacggctcacgggcctagctgctccgcggcacgtgggatcttcccggaccagggcacaagccCGCGTCCCCTGTAGAAAGGTCTTTGGAAACTGTCTTAGTTTGTAGAGGTTGCTATAGCAGcataccagagactgggtggtttataaacaacagacacgTATTTATCACAGTTCcagaggttggaagtccaagatcaaggtgccaacaagact is a window of Globicephala melas chromosome 3, mGloMel1.2, whole genome shotgun sequence DNA encoding:
- the LOC115865489 gene encoding adenylate kinase isoenzyme 1 translates to MANKYGFCHMGLGQLLWQKAQQGTRQGPKIHDVMLQGLLVPTVRGCHILDMISDHMLSCLDSRGFLIDGFPRELRQAKEFEHIVGQAPNFVIVFDCSMETMVRRALHRGQVECRASDCKSAICQRLEMHYTLCEPTLAFYQQKNLLRN